One Chromobacterium paludis genomic window carries:
- a CDS encoding head-tail connector protein, which yields MPASLIHRNDGPVLTLVEMRQQCRIDAGWSPEETAAEDALLQRLERAAVRAGEGKLGGPLLAANYRLTLDAWPDLPWLTLPTANARTVAAIQLLQGGQRQPWTDFIALAGGPRLQLKPRAGAWPATDAAPDAIQIDYRAGLADSGDAVPEDIRHWLLFRVGTYYEHREALLAGATLTELPSNFVDGLLAPYRLDEVAL from the coding sequence ATGCCGGCCTCGCTCATTCACCGAAATGACGGGCCGGTGCTGACCCTCGTGGAAATGCGGCAGCAGTGCCGGATCGATGCCGGCTGGTCGCCGGAGGAGACCGCCGCCGAGGATGCGCTGCTGCAGCGGCTGGAGCGCGCCGCGGTGCGCGCTGGCGAGGGCAAGCTCGGCGGGCCGCTGCTGGCAGCCAACTACCGGCTGACGCTGGACGCCTGGCCGGATCTGCCCTGGCTCACCCTGCCCACGGCGAACGCCAGGACGGTGGCCGCCATCCAGCTGCTGCAAGGCGGTCAGCGCCAGCCCTGGACCGACTTCATCGCACTGGCGGGCGGGCCGCGGCTGCAGCTTAAGCCGCGCGCCGGCGCGTGGCCGGCGACGGATGCCGCGCCAGATGCGATCCAGATCGACTACCGCGCCGGCCTGGCCGACAGCGGCGACGCCGTGCCGGAAGATATCCGGCACTGGCTGCTGTTCCGGGTCGGCACCTATTACGAACACCGCGAGGCCTTGCTGGCCGGCGCCACATTGACCGAGCTGCCGAGCAACTTCGTGGACGGCCTGCTGGCGCCGTACCGGCTGGACGAGGTGGCGCTATGA
- a CDS encoding head-tail joining protein, with protein sequence MRAGLLRHRGEIIGVGRAWFGLMEKAASADNAIAGLRVASFVELRARADTPLSPMSHVRIGARLFVVMFSRATPGGQAAAVVELAGQPARYLPREGQPVPTRCHVQRDAVLVGENNSRVVYRARLEVPLIECPRPQPGDKIEVGGVVYTVSALAHDGDDGIVRAVWGDARKAIDED encoded by the coding sequence ATGAGGGCCGGCCTGCTTCGGCACCGCGGCGAGATCATCGGCGTGGGCCGCGCCTGGTTCGGCTTGATGGAGAAAGCGGCCAGCGCCGACAATGCCATCGCCGGCCTGCGCGTGGCCTCGTTTGTCGAGCTGCGCGCCCGCGCGGATACGCCGCTGAGCCCGATGTCTCATGTCCGGATCGGCGCGCGGTTATTCGTGGTGATGTTCTCGCGCGCTACTCCGGGCGGCCAGGCTGCTGCCGTGGTGGAGCTGGCCGGCCAGCCGGCGCGCTATCTGCCACGCGAGGGCCAGCCGGTGCCGACCCGTTGCCATGTGCAGCGCGATGCCGTGCTGGTGGGCGAGAACAACAGCCGCGTGGTGTACCGCGCCAGGCTGGAGGTGCCGCTGATCGAATGTCCGCGCCCGCAGCCCGGCGACAAGATCGAAGTCGGCGGCGTGGTCTACACCGTTTCGGCGCTGGCGCATGACGGCGATGACGGCATCGTCCGCGCGGTATGGGGCGATGCCAGAAAGGCGATTGATGAAGATTGA